A stretch of the Bacillus sp. FJAT-18017 genome encodes the following:
- a CDS encoding WXG100 family type VII secretion target, producing the protein MSSYIKVNYNEFERAANTIDSYISRQKKNMSLVSHEVHSMGAAWKGEDYQSFLLKWNKLDDSDSTTYAFMKSLESYAEVLRYSAAQYKEAQSKAIQKANSL; encoded by the coding sequence GTGAGTTCCTATATTAAAGTAAACTACAACGAATTCGAACGCGCCGCAAATACAATAGATTCGTATATATCCAGGCAAAAAAAGAACATGTCACTCGTTTCTCATGAAGTACATTCAATGGGGGCTGCCTGGAAGGGGGAAGATTACCAGAGCTTCCTCTTGAAGTGGAACAAACTCGACGACAGCGATTCCACCACCTATGCATTTATGAAATCGCTCGAGTCCTATGCCGAGGTGCTGCGCTACTCAGCCGCCCAGTATAAAGAGGCCCAATCCAAAGCAATTCAAAAAGCGAATAGTTTATAA
- a CDS encoding serine/threonine protein kinase: protein MAVIGSVLEGKYEILKLIGQGGMSKVYLAMDKRLNKQWAVKEIEKRARDKNNEIIYQSALAEANMIKRLDHPALPRIVDIIDNRDRIFVIMDYIEGEPLDKILDEYGAQPQELVIEWAKQLCEVLDYLHTRNPTIIYRDMKPANVMLKPDGNLKLIDFGIAREYKEQNLADTVSLGTKGYAAPEQFGGKGQTDPRTDVYCLGVTLYHLVTGHNPSEPPYELYPIRYWNPHLSGGLERIIEKCTQLNPDDRYQSCAELLYALHHYEEFDDVYRERQKKKLRNFSVVAGSSLLFLMIGIFGQVMNVKADNADYSRNIELAKKASASSKKVDYYFNAIEIKPTENSAYIGLLNTFKADASFTIEEEEIFKKKLNPNLIEFRENPEYADLAFEVGKAYWYYYDYGKSEASDNQVTRMKSSIEWFEDAVEYGSADKDYYEMAVIYRDIGKFNQDIMLQIEEASDQGKYKPYWENLKKLIELIDGKPNESEIVKLELYKLAMYSIETYARKFKLDGINEEDIRSVANGVKRSTSNVSVTAEKTEEIKKSIISRFEITDKAIDNAYRE, encoded by the coding sequence ATGGCCGTGATCGGATCTGTTTTAGAAGGAAAGTACGAAATACTTAAGCTCATTGGCCAGGGCGGCATGTCAAAGGTGTACCTTGCAATGGATAAGCGCCTCAATAAGCAATGGGCTGTAAAGGAAATCGAAAAGCGGGCGCGTGATAAGAACAACGAAATCATATACCAGAGCGCGCTTGCCGAAGCGAATATGATTAAGCGCCTCGACCACCCGGCTTTGCCGCGGATTGTTGATATCATTGATAACCGCGACAGAATATTTGTCATTATGGACTATATCGAAGGCGAGCCGCTCGACAAGATTCTAGACGAATACGGCGCCCAGCCTCAGGAACTGGTCATTGAGTGGGCCAAACAGCTTTGCGAGGTTCTTGATTATTTACATACACGAAATCCAACCATTATCTACAGAGATATGAAGCCCGCCAACGTGATGCTTAAACCAGATGGAAATCTGAAGTTGATCGACTTCGGAATTGCCCGAGAATACAAGGAGCAAAATCTCGCCGATACAGTCAGCCTCGGGACAAAAGGGTATGCCGCTCCAGAGCAGTTTGGCGGCAAAGGCCAAACCGATCCGCGTACCGATGTGTATTGCCTCGGGGTCACACTTTATCATCTTGTGACCGGGCATAACCCAAGCGAGCCTCCATATGAGCTTTATCCAATCCGTTACTGGAATCCGCACCTGTCAGGAGGGCTGGAACGGATTATCGAAAAATGCACGCAGCTTAACCCGGATGACCGCTATCAATCATGTGCCGAGCTTCTCTATGCACTCCATCATTATGAGGAATTTGACGACGTATACCGGGAGAGGCAAAAGAAGAAGCTGCGTAATTTCTCTGTTGTTGCAGGCTCCTCGCTTCTGTTTTTAATGATTGGAATTTTCGGCCAGGTTATGAATGTGAAGGCTGACAATGCGGATTACAGCCGGAACATTGAATTGGCGAAAAAAGCCTCGGCATCTTCCAAAAAAGTAGACTACTATTTTAATGCAATTGAAATCAAGCCGACGGAAAACAGCGCCTATATTGGCCTGCTTAATACGTTCAAGGCAGATGCCAGTTTTACAATCGAGGAAGAGGAAATTTTTAAGAAAAAGCTCAATCCGAACTTGATCGAGTTCCGAGAGAATCCAGAATACGCCGACCTAGCCTTCGAGGTTGGAAAGGCCTACTGGTATTACTATGATTATGGAAAAAGCGAAGCCTCAGATAATCAGGTAACAAGGATGAAGAGCTCGATTGAGTGGTTCGAGGATGCGGTCGAATATGGCTCCGCCGACAAGGATTATTATGAAATGGCTGTTATATACCGTGATATCGGGAAGTTCAACCAGGACATTATGCTTCAAATTGAAGAAGCGTCCGACCAGGGCAAGTATAAGCCATACTGGGAAAATCTCAAGAAGCTGATTGAGCTGATTGACGGGAAGCCAAATGAAAGTGAAATCGTTAAGCTAGAGCTGTATAAATTGGCAATGTATTCAATCGAGACATATGCCCGTAAGTTTAAGCTCGATGGCATTAATGAGGAAGATATTCGCTCTGTAGCGAATGGGGTTAAGCGCTCGACCAGCAATGTCTCGGTCACCGCAGAAAAGACAGAAGAGATTAAAAAGAGCATTATCAGCCGTTTTGAGATTACAGATAAGGCAATTGATAATGCCTATCGGGAGTAA
- a CDS encoding PP2C family protein-serine/threonine phosphatase encodes MDVLTAAYTDVGIKKQTNQDSLCVKIAETSLGKVVLAVICDGMGGLAKGELASASVVRAFSTWFEEELPEQLKVGNWDDIRYRWERIIKEQNHRIGEYGRRERIQLGTTLTALLLIDDQFMLVAHVGDSRVYRINEKLQILTEDQTVVGREVRRGNMTPEQARRDPRRNVLLQCIGASKLVEPQYIFGRPVPGELYLMCSDGFRHTITADEIYRAFKPDELHGETEMIRRAKGMVELNKQRQETDNISVLLVKIQ; translated from the coding sequence ATGGACGTTTTAACAGCAGCGTATACCGATGTAGGAATTAAAAAGCAGACCAACCAGGACAGTTTGTGTGTGAAAATCGCGGAAACGTCACTCGGTAAGGTTGTCCTCGCTGTCATCTGTGACGGGATGGGCGGGCTTGCCAAGGGAGAGCTAGCGAGCGCCAGCGTTGTCAGGGCGTTTTCCACCTGGTTTGAAGAGGAACTGCCGGAGCAGCTTAAGGTGGGAAACTGGGATGATATTCGTTACCGCTGGGAGCGGATCATCAAAGAGCAGAACCACCGGATTGGCGAGTACGGAAGGCGGGAGCGGATTCAGCTCGGTACAACGCTTACAGCATTGCTCCTCATTGATGACCAATTCATGCTGGTCGCGCACGTTGGGGATTCCAGGGTGTACCGGATTAATGAAAAACTGCAAATCCTTACCGAAGACCAGACAGTTGTCGGCAGGGAAGTGAGGCGGGGCAATATGACACCCGAGCAGGCTAGGCGTGATCCGAGGCGGAATGTTCTTTTGCAATGTATAGGAGCGTCAAAACTGGTCGAGCCCCAATATATTTTCGGCCGGCCGGTTCCTGGCGAGTTGTATCTCATGTGCTCGGACGGCTTCCGCCACACTATAACTGCGGATGAAATCTACCGGGCGTTTAAGCCTGATGAGCTGCACGGGGAAACCGAGATGATCCGGCGGGCAAAAGGAATGGTCGAGTTAAACAAGCAAAGGCAGGAAACAGATAATATCTCGGTTCTGCTTGTTAAAATTCAGTAA
- a CDS encoding WXG100 family type VII secretion target yields MANRIEVDVNRVTATAKNIATINKTIRSDFQDVEQAIRSLNSSWNSEAAGAVINHFSSIKNAYFDQRFQVMDDYSKFLLAQVSAGYIETESKNVSLADAFK; encoded by the coding sequence ATGGCTAATCGAATTGAAGTCGATGTCAACCGGGTCACGGCCACAGCGAAAAACATTGCGACTATTAATAAAACGATTCGCTCCGATTTTCAGGATGTCGAACAGGCAATCCGCAGCTTGAATTCGAGCTGGAACAGCGAAGCGGCTGGCGCTGTCATCAACCACTTTTCTTCTATTAAAAATGCATACTTTGATCAGCGCTTCCAGGTCATGGACGATTACAGCAAATTCCTCCTGGCCCAGGTTTCCGCTGGCTACATCGAAACCGAGAGCAAAAATGTTTCGCTCGCGGATGCATTTAAATAA
- a CDS encoding Mbeg1-like protein, with protein sequence MSSSLTEQELKYATDIAYLDLEMLKEHGLESIPGSVTAEKGGSDRIRDLLQLPPTGQSTKDQSHFNQIGADKAVENNDSIVSLDAGKINSLPSDVLDWKIIKSYDDNRVGESGLYATVIETPKGVIVSFRGSEAFSELQNVEQDWIGADAALISGDLTAQQREVEVFLQELKDEGFFEKYDNITFAGHSLGGNLAEHATFTAAKFGVVDRIDRTISYDGPGFAQEYLDRNKQYISEATSTVDMYHVEQSLVGGILQQVPGINYFFAELGGKGLVQHGTENVVFDANGNIVRKENGRTILSHIVTPFTQGIDRLLGERAGSALVTGLIALTSKVKPIKDAIIGPNGKLTVAGGLLVTGLVVGLVTAAIVMGPVALVTAVAVMAAKVLGYVLLFVASVIVYEYISDLADAVVAFADYLITEFVPAMIKQISEAVGTAFRWAGEQIKEFMDTMAGAFRGMMDGLRSLFSSGAAVATPYIEVNTYKLRHYAARLDRVRVRIRDLDGDMNSLYLTAGLLDILSILRANSLPSSYKMNKCINYLEDTAEAFERAERNIMASV encoded by the coding sequence TTGTCATCGAGCCTGACTGAACAGGAATTGAAATATGCAACGGACATTGCCTACCTCGATCTGGAAATGCTGAAGGAACACGGGCTGGAGTCGATACCAGGTTCCGTTACTGCTGAAAAAGGAGGGAGTGACCGAATCCGGGATCTCCTGCAACTTCCACCAACGGGACAGTCTACTAAAGATCAATCACATTTTAACCAAATTGGTGCAGATAAAGCGGTGGAAAATAACGATAGCATTGTTAGCCTGGATGCCGGGAAAATCAACAGCCTTCCAAGTGATGTGCTGGATTGGAAAATTATTAAAAGCTATGACGATAACAGGGTAGGAGAGTCTGGCTTATATGCAACAGTGATTGAAACTCCCAAAGGTGTCATAGTTTCTTTCCGTGGAAGTGAAGCGTTTTCGGAGTTGCAGAATGTTGAACAGGACTGGATAGGTGCTGATGCTGCCCTGATTTCTGGGGACCTGACAGCCCAGCAGAGAGAAGTAGAAGTTTTCCTGCAAGAGCTTAAGGACGAAGGTTTTTTTGAAAAATACGATAATATCACGTTTGCCGGGCACTCACTTGGCGGCAACCTTGCTGAACATGCGACATTCACCGCTGCAAAATTCGGTGTGGTTGATAGGATTGACAGGACAATCAGCTACGATGGTCCAGGGTTTGCCCAGGAGTATTTGGATCGAAACAAGCAATATATCTCAGAAGCAACTTCCACCGTCGATATGTATCATGTTGAGCAATCGCTTGTAGGCGGTATTTTGCAGCAGGTTCCCGGGATTAATTACTTTTTTGCCGAGTTGGGCGGAAAGGGCCTAGTCCAGCATGGTACCGAGAACGTTGTCTTTGATGCCAACGGAAATATTGTCAGGAAGGAAAATGGCCGGACAATACTTTCCCATATTGTCACACCGTTTACCCAGGGAATAGACAGGTTGCTAGGGGAAAGAGCGGGATCTGCGCTTGTTACCGGATTGATCGCCTTGACATCAAAAGTAAAGCCAATCAAGGATGCGATAATTGGTCCGAATGGCAAATTAACCGTTGCCGGAGGACTCCTTGTGACCGGACTGGTTGTCGGCCTTGTCACTGCTGCTATAGTCATGGGGCCAGTTGCCCTGGTAACCGCGGTTGCTGTAATGGCTGCAAAGGTGCTTGGATATGTCCTTCTTTTCGTTGCAAGTGTCATAGTTTACGAGTATATCTCAGACCTTGCTGATGCGGTTGTGGCATTTGCAGATTATTTAATTACAGAATTTGTCCCTGCGATGATAAAGCAAATCTCTGAGGCGGTGGGTACTGCCTTCAGATGGGCAGGAGAACAAATTAAGGAATTTATGGATACGATGGCTGGTGCATTCCGCGGGATGATGGATGGACTTCGCAGCCTATTTTCATCTGGTGCTGCGGTTGCAACTCCGTACATCGAAGTAAATACCTACAAACTTCGCCATTACGCGGCACGACTTGATCGGGTCAGGGTACGGATCCGTGATTTGGACGGGGACATGAACTCTCTCTATTTGACTGCGGGATTACTGGATATCTTGTCGATTCTTCGGGCAAACAGCCTTCCGAGCAGCTATAAAATGAACAAGTGCATCAATTATTTGGAGGATACTGCTGAAGCATTCGAACGCGCCGAACGGAATATCATGGCGTCTGTATAA
- a CDS encoding fibronectin type III domain-containing protein: protein MKKNKNYFLVAALAFLLAIFVNGGTASAASGDLGTPYSSNDYSKITFQESATQKPKTLYLWKFATYWGEDANAELKANSSNYTEPKADEQWLLMGFEVDYVSGTGDLRLSDFISSTQDFYTSSGQKITPLAVAAFKGEYAGYGEKEVVIKPGNYDDVWYGIKLKKSAGFPLIKIPAGINKSTGAVTYKWLSTDPNYLEPVITSKATSISETRIQLNWTPVNGQYLGYEIFRSTSKEGPYKSIGAVSGTTITDGGLNTGTTYYYKIRTVLDTVINGMLYGNYSPVVSAKPVPAAPQDFKAYRYSPTSVKMSWNAVNGASGYEIHRATSATGTYTHVRTTENTSAINTQLTTGKPYYFKVRAYKMVGTAKVYGNWTVVKSATPSLSVPTDFKAYRYSPTSVKMSWGTVSGATGYEIHRATSYSGTYSHIRTTDKTSAINTQLTTGTRYYFKVRAYKLVGTKRVYSGWTAIKNATPSLSAPTDFKAYRYSPTSVKMSWGAVSGANGYEIHMATSQTGTYTHIRTTTNTSAIRTQLTTGKTYYFKVRAYKLVGTKRVYSGWTVIKSARPY from the coding sequence ATGAAAAAGAACAAAAATTATTTTTTAGTCGCAGCTTTAGCTTTTTTACTGGCGATCTTTGTAAATGGCGGCACTGCATCTGCGGCGTCTGGGGATTTAGGTACTCCTTACAGTTCTAACGATTATTCAAAAATAACATTCCAGGAATCAGCAACCCAAAAACCAAAGACTTTGTATCTCTGGAAATTTGCAACATACTGGGGAGAAGATGCGAATGCTGAATTAAAAGCAAACAGCTCAAACTATACTGAGCCAAAAGCGGATGAGCAGTGGCTATTGATGGGATTTGAAGTTGACTATGTTTCTGGAACGGGTGATCTCCGTTTATCTGATTTCATTTCCAGTACCCAGGACTTCTACACATCCTCCGGCCAAAAAATCACTCCTCTGGCTGTAGCCGCTTTTAAAGGAGAGTATGCAGGTTATGGAGAGAAGGAAGTCGTTATTAAACCGGGAAATTACGACGATGTTTGGTACGGAATAAAACTGAAGAAATCAGCAGGGTTTCCCCTGATTAAAATTCCTGCGGGCATTAACAAATCGACAGGGGCAGTGACTTACAAATGGTTATCGACGGATCCGAATTACTTGGAACCAGTGATTACTTCCAAGGCAACAAGCATTTCGGAAACGAGAATTCAATTGAACTGGACCCCTGTGAATGGACAATATCTTGGATATGAAATTTTTAGGTCTACTTCAAAAGAGGGCCCATATAAAAGCATTGGCGCTGTGTCTGGAACAACAATTACTGATGGCGGCCTGAATACTGGGACTACCTATTATTACAAAATCAGGACAGTTCTAGATACTGTTATCAATGGGATGCTTTATGGGAACTATAGCCCAGTTGTTTCTGCAAAACCGGTTCCAGCCGCACCGCAGGATTTTAAAGCGTACAGGTACAGTCCGACGAGTGTAAAAATGAGCTGGAATGCTGTCAATGGAGCAAGCGGCTATGAAATCCATCGGGCCACGTCTGCGACAGGAACGTATACACATGTCCGAACGACAGAGAACACATCCGCTATCAATACCCAGTTAACAACGGGAAAACCTTATTACTTTAAAGTAAGGGCATACAAGATGGTCGGTACTGCAAAGGTGTACGGCAACTGGACCGTGGTGAAGAGCGCAACACCAAGCCTGTCCGTCCCAACCGATTTTAAAGCGTACAGGTATAGCCCGACGAGTGTTAAAATGAGCTGGGGTACTGTATCGGGGGCAACTGGTTACGAAATTCACCGGGCGACATCTTATTCAGGGACCTATTCGCATATTAGGACAACCGATAAAACATCCGCAATCAATACCCAGCTGACAACCGGCACAAGGTATTATTTTAAAGTCAGAGCATACAAGCTGGTCGGTACGAAAAGAGTGTACAGCGGCTGGACAGCTATTAAGAATGCAACACCAAGCCTGTCTGCCCCGACTGATTTTAAAGCATACCGATACAGCCCGACAAGCGTAAAAATGAGCTGGGGCGCGGTATCCGGTGCGAATGGCTATGAAATTCACATGGCAACATCCCAGACAGGAACGTATACACATATAAGAACGACAACAAACACCTCGGCCATCAGAACACAGTTGACGACAGGAAAAACGTATTACTTCAAAGTCAGGGCATACAAGCTGGTTGGTACGAAAAGAGTGTACAGCGGCTGGACAGTCATTAAGAGTGCAAGGCCGTATTAA
- a CDS encoding zinc ribbon domain-containing protein, which translates to MDETLFLLILVGVSLLVNFITLGMVISLRKKVGGNSSATVSKKSKAHSAEAAAAIEAGVVFCRNCGAQYDSTRTVCPHCETAR; encoded by the coding sequence ATGGACGAAACATTATTTCTTTTGATTCTTGTAGGTGTGAGTTTGCTCGTCAATTTCATTACGCTCGGAATGGTGATTTCTTTAAGGAAAAAGGTCGGCGGCAATTCGTCTGCGACTGTATCCAAAAAATCGAAGGCTCATTCGGCTGAGGCAGCCGCTGCGATTGAAGCCGGAGTTGTTTTTTGCAGAAATTGCGGGGCGCAGTACGATTCAACACGGACAGTTTGCCCGCATTGCGAAACAGCCAGGTAG
- a CDS encoding FHA domain-containing protein, translated as MGRKTIDQNQNTIKVEKTLNSVEAINEREMQAIARGLMDTLIPVSTKTGKKGAIIITTAVTDMITLKTYFTRIVSKKMFLDTVTQIVSIVKECETRSMNAANLMLNGDQIFIDPRTKKVKCIYLPIVNNHAPASATKFFKELPFGIVFTKHEDHSYIKEYLNYFKNVPPFSINSFEKVILGVLGKKQESKSFLPTGGTGETGGLSDKAKNLSSSAIAYNPLGNQGKTCPGCGGPTPETANFCPACGTALTSKQPAYNHVNGLFGKKDTRFISEPTILGAGEASGTTVLGAELPSEPVYPYLVREKTQEKIVLNKPSYRIGKEKSFCDYFVSDNNAISRSHADIITRENRYYIVDHNSTNKTYVDGRAIPVKEEIEIFSGTRLRLANEEFVFYL; from the coding sequence ATGGGCAGGAAAACAATTGATCAGAACCAAAACACAATTAAAGTAGAAAAAACATTAAACTCCGTTGAAGCAATCAACGAGCGCGAAATGCAGGCGATTGCCAGGGGCTTGATGGACACCCTTATCCCGGTCAGTACGAAAACTGGAAAAAAGGGGGCGATCATCATCACCACTGCCGTCACCGATATGATTACCCTGAAGACCTATTTTACGAGAATCGTCAGCAAAAAGATGTTCCTTGATACGGTCACACAGATTGTCTCAATCGTAAAGGAGTGCGAAACAAGGTCCATGAATGCCGCCAATCTCATGCTTAATGGCGACCAGATCTTTATCGACCCGAGGACCAAGAAGGTGAAGTGCATCTACCTGCCGATTGTCAACAACCATGCCCCTGCCTCTGCAACCAAGTTTTTCAAGGAGCTTCCGTTTGGCATCGTGTTCACCAAGCACGAAGACCATTCCTACATTAAGGAGTATTTGAACTATTTTAAGAATGTACCGCCATTTTCAATCAATAGTTTTGAAAAGGTTATTCTTGGGGTGCTGGGAAAGAAGCAGGAATCCAAATCATTCCTGCCGACAGGCGGCACCGGTGAAACAGGCGGACTTTCTGACAAGGCAAAGAACCTAAGCTCATCCGCGATTGCCTATAATCCACTTGGCAATCAGGGTAAGACCTGTCCTGGCTGCGGTGGCCCAACCCCTGAAACCGCCAATTTCTGCCCGGCCTGCGGAACTGCTTTAACAAGCAAGCAGCCCGCTTACAACCATGTTAATGGCCTTTTTGGAAAAAAAGACACAAGGTTCATAAGCGAACCGACGATTCTCGGTGCCGGCGAGGCGAGCGGTACAACCGTGCTAGGAGCGGAATTGCCCAGCGAACCAGTTTATCCTTATTTGGTCAGGGAGAAGACTCAGGAAAAAATCGTTCTCAATAAGCCTTCGTACCGGATTGGCAAGGAGAAAAGCTTCTGCGATTATTTTGTTTCCGATAATAACGCAATCAGCCGCAGCCATGCCGACATCATCACCAGGGAGAACCGCTACTATATCGTCGACCACAATTCAACCAATAAAACATATGTTGACGGCCGGGCCATCCCTGTTAAAGAGGAAATCGAGATTTTTTCCGGTACTAGGTTAAGGCTCGCGAACGAGGAGTTTGTATTTTACCTGTAG